In the genome of Chlamydia trachomatis A/HAR-13, one region contains:
- the hemL gene encoding glutamate-1-semialdehyde 2,1-aminomutase, which translates to MSHLFSKACQYFPGGVNSPVRACRAVNITPPIVARASKEVFVDSLDKTFIDFCGSWGSLIHGHSHPKICAAIRQGLERGSSYGLTSEQEILFAEEIFSYLGLETNYKIRFMSTGSEATMTAVRLARGITGRPIIIKFLGCYHGHADTFLQEKPFSHTSLETLDLAHPLTLSLPFNDFPLFQTVMNSLGHKVAGVIFEPVCANMGVILPVPGFIEGVIQTCQQTGSFSIMDEVVTGFRVAQGGAAALYHVKPDILVFGKILGGGLPASAVVTPKDIMDHLAPEGKIFQAGTLSGNPLAMIAGKVSVNLCREQGFYTQLATIEQNFLSPIEHMIRTTGIPVTLVRYGSLFSFFFNPNRPNNLADAQLSDIEAFQKFYQSAFSKGVYLSPSPFEASFLSAAHSMESLDYAQTALIESLEQVFSLV; encoded by the coding sequence ATGTCCCACCTCTTCTCTAAAGCCTGTCAATATTTTCCAGGAGGAGTTAATTCCCCTGTTAGAGCGTGTCGAGCCGTTAATATCACTCCTCCTATAGTAGCTCGTGCCTCTAAAGAGGTTTTTGTAGATTCTCTGGATAAAACGTTTATAGACTTTTGTGGATCATGGGGATCTCTTATCCATGGACATAGTCACCCTAAGATTTGTGCAGCTATCCGACAGGGCTTAGAACGAGGAAGTTCTTATGGCCTCACGTCCGAACAAGAAATTCTCTTTGCCGAAGAAATTTTTTCGTATTTAGGATTAGAGACAAACTACAAAATTCGCTTCATGTCCACGGGATCGGAAGCAACTATGACTGCTGTTCGACTTGCTAGAGGTATCACAGGACGACCTATTATCATTAAGTTTTTAGGATGCTACCACGGTCATGCAGATACTTTTCTTCAAGAAAAACCCTTTTCCCATACTTCGCTAGAAACTTTAGACCTCGCTCATCCTCTTACCCTCTCTCTACCCTTCAATGATTTCCCCTTATTTCAAACTGTTATGAATAGCTTGGGGCATAAGGTCGCTGGAGTCATTTTTGAGCCTGTATGTGCGAATATGGGGGTGATTCTCCCCGTCCCTGGTTTTATTGAAGGAGTTATCCAAACCTGCCAGCAGACCGGATCTTTTTCCATTATGGATGAAGTGGTTACGGGATTCCGGGTCGCACAAGGTGGAGCTGCGGCTTTGTATCATGTGAAACCTGATATTCTTGTTTTTGGGAAAATTTTAGGTGGAGGCTTACCTGCATCAGCAGTTGTTACACCTAAAGACATTATGGACCATCTGGCACCCGAAGGAAAAATCTTCCAAGCTGGAACACTTTCAGGAAATCCTTTGGCCATGATCGCAGGGAAAGTATCTGTCAACTTATGTCGGGAACAAGGTTTTTACACACAACTCGCAACTATTGAGCAAAACTTTTTATCCCCTATTGAACACATGATTCGAACTACAGGAATCCCTGTTACATTGGTGCGATATGGAAGCCTCTTTTCCTTTTTCTTTAACCCAAATAGGCCTAACAATCTTGCGGATGCACAACTTAGCGATATCGAAGCTTTTCAAAAGTTTTATCAATCTGCTTTCTCAAAAGGAGTATATCTGTCTCCTTCTCCTTTTGAAGCCAGCTTTTTATCCGCAGCTCACTCTATGGAAAGTTTAGATTACGCCCAAACTGCATTGATAGAAAGCTTGGAACAAGTCTTTTCTTTAGTTTAG
- a CDS encoding class I fructose-bisphosphate aldolase gives MTTIFDLLGKDADYLLNHKCVIKKEALTLPSGDLVSRVFAESDRNNRVLRSLQQMFSCGRLGGTGYLSILPVDQGVEHTAGASFAKNPMYFDPENIVRLAMEAGCSAVASSYGVLSILARRYAHKIPFLLKLNHNELLSYPTTYHQIFFSQVEDAYNMGAVAVGATIYFGSESSSEEIVAVAEAFARARELGLATVLWCYLRNPHFVVNNVDYHTAADLTGQADHLGATLGADIVKQKLPTLQGGFKTINFSKTDDLVYSELSSNHPIDLCRYQVLNSYCGKVGLINSGGPSGQDDFAEAVKTAVINKRAGGMGLILGRKAFQRPFSEGVRLLNLIQDIYLDPTISIS, from the coding sequence ATGACAACGATTTTTGATCTTCTTGGTAAAGACGCCGACTATCTCCTTAACCACAAGTGTGTTATAAAAAAAGAAGCTTTAACGCTTCCTTCTGGAGACCTCGTATCACGAGTTTTTGCAGAATCAGACAGAAATAATCGGGTGCTCCGTTCCCTTCAACAGATGTTCAGTTGTGGACGCTTAGGCGGAACAGGATACCTCTCTATTCTCCCTGTTGACCAAGGTGTCGAACATACTGCAGGCGCATCGTTTGCCAAGAATCCTATGTACTTTGATCCAGAAAATATCGTGCGTCTGGCTATGGAAGCTGGCTGTTCCGCTGTAGCTTCTTCCTATGGCGTGTTAAGTATATTGGCTAGACGATATGCTCATAAAATTCCTTTTTTACTTAAACTAAACCACAACGAACTGCTATCCTACCCGACAACATATCACCAAATCTTCTTCAGTCAAGTTGAAGATGCCTATAATATGGGAGCTGTTGCTGTCGGAGCAACGATTTACTTTGGATCAGAGTCTTCTTCTGAAGAAATTGTTGCTGTTGCCGAAGCTTTTGCAAGAGCTAGAGAGCTTGGCTTGGCTACAGTGTTATGGTGCTATTTAAGGAATCCACATTTTGTTGTGAATAATGTGGATTACCACACTGCTGCCGATTTAACAGGGCAAGCGGACCATCTTGGAGCAACTTTAGGAGCTGATATCGTTAAGCAAAAGCTCCCAACTCTTCAAGGAGGATTTAAAACAATTAATTTCAGCAAGACTGATGATCTTGTGTACTCGGAGCTTTCATCAAACCACCCTATTGACCTCTGTCGGTACCAGGTACTTAATAGTTACTGTGGAAAGGTTGGTCTAATTAACTCCGGAGGCCCTTCTGGGCAAGATGACTTTGCTGAAGCAGTTAAAACAGCAGTAATTAATAAACGAGCTGGTGGCATGGGACTGATTTTAGGGAGAAAAGCTTTCCAGAGACCCTTCTCTGAAGGCGTCCGGTTACTCAATTTAATTCAAGATATTTATTTAGATCCGACAATCTCCATATCATAA
- the leuS gene encoding leucine--tRNA ligase, whose amino-acid sequence MRYDPGLIEEKWQKFWKNEQVFKAEEDETKTKYYVLDMFPYPSGAGLHVGHLIGYTATDIVARYKRAQGFSVLHPMGWDSFGLPAEQYAIRTGTHPRETTEKNIANFKKQLTAMGFSYDESREFATSDPEYYKWTQKLFLILYEKGLAYMADMAVNYCPELGTVLSNEEIENGFSVDGGYPVERRMLRQWVLRITAFADQLLEGLDELDWPESVKQLQKNWIGKSSGASVNFATEHGAIEVFTTRPDTLIGVSFLALAPEHPLVDLLTSDEQKAVVAQYIKETQSKSERDRISEMKTKSGVFTGSYAKHPVTHELIPIWIADYVLIGFGSGAVMGVPAHDERDLLFAEQFNLPVVSVLNKEGVCINSCCEGFHLDGLSGEEAKQYVINFLEENHLGAAKIAYKLRDWLFSRQRYWGEPIPIIHFEDGSCRPLRDYELPLLPPEIQDYRPEGVGQGPLAKVREWVQVFDTETQRAGKRETHTMPQWAGSCWYYLRFCDAHNSAAPWAKEKEQYWMPVDLYIGGAEHAVLHLLYARFWHQIFYEAGIVSTPEPFKKLVNQGLVLATSYRIPGKGYIYPEIAKEENGKWVAPSGEELDVRQEKMSKSKLNGVDPQILIDEFGADAVRMYAMFSGPLDKNKLWSNQGVAGCRRFLNRFYEMVSSDRVKEDNNFEGLSLAHKLVQRVTDAIEKLSLNTIPSSFMEFINDFVKLAVYPKSAVEMAVRALAPIAPHISEELWVLLGNSPGVQKSGWPSVLPEYLEGQTVTIVVQVNGKLRARLDIMKDASKEEVLALARESASKYLEGCEVKEAIFVPARLVNFVV is encoded by the coding sequence ATGCGCTATGATCCCGGTCTCATAGAAGAAAAATGGCAAAAGTTTTGGAAGAACGAGCAAGTTTTTAAGGCTGAGGAGGATGAAACTAAAACAAAATACTATGTTTTAGATATGTTTCCTTATCCATCTGGGGCAGGGTTGCACGTGGGGCATCTAATTGGCTATACAGCAACAGATATTGTCGCAAGGTATAAGCGAGCCCAGGGGTTTTCAGTTTTACATCCTATGGGTTGGGATAGTTTTGGGTTGCCTGCAGAGCAGTATGCTATACGCACGGGGACACACCCAAGAGAGACCACAGAGAAAAACATCGCTAATTTCAAGAAACAGTTAACTGCAATGGGGTTCTCTTACGACGAAAGTCGAGAGTTCGCTACTTCAGATCCAGAATATTATAAATGGACTCAAAAGCTTTTTTTAATCCTTTATGAGAAAGGATTAGCCTATATGGCCGATATGGCTGTTAACTATTGTCCTGAGTTGGGGACTGTTTTATCGAATGAAGAGATTGAAAACGGATTTTCTGTTGATGGGGGGTATCCTGTTGAAAGGAGAATGCTTCGCCAATGGGTGCTGCGTATTACAGCATTCGCGGATCAGCTCCTAGAAGGACTAGATGAGCTGGATTGGCCAGAAAGTGTCAAACAATTGCAGAAGAATTGGATTGGGAAGTCTTCAGGAGCTTCTGTTAATTTTGCCACAGAACATGGAGCAATAGAAGTTTTCACAACAAGACCGGACACTTTGATAGGAGTTTCTTTTTTAGCCTTAGCTCCTGAACATCCCTTGGTCGATCTCCTCACTTCTGATGAGCAAAAGGCTGTTGTGGCACAGTATATTAAAGAAACACAAAGTAAAAGCGAAAGAGATCGCATCAGCGAGATGAAAACTAAGAGCGGGGTCTTTACGGGATCTTACGCAAAACATCCTGTCACTCACGAACTTATCCCTATCTGGATCGCAGATTATGTATTAATCGGCTTTGGTTCAGGAGCTGTCATGGGAGTTCCTGCTCATGACGAACGTGATTTGCTTTTTGCCGAACAGTTTAATTTACCTGTAGTCTCCGTGCTTAATAAAGAAGGTGTCTGTATTAATAGCTGTTGTGAAGGGTTCCATTTGGATGGATTGTCCGGAGAAGAAGCTAAGCAATATGTGATTAACTTTTTAGAAGAGAATCATCTTGGAGCAGCAAAAATCGCTTATAAGTTGCGAGACTGGCTATTCTCGCGTCAACGTTATTGGGGGGAGCCTATACCGATTATCCATTTTGAAGATGGCTCTTGTCGTCCTTTAAGAGACTATGAACTTCCATTGTTACCTCCGGAAATTCAAGATTATCGACCAGAAGGGGTCGGACAAGGACCTTTGGCTAAGGTGCGAGAGTGGGTACAAGTTTTCGACACGGAGACACAACGAGCTGGGAAACGTGAAACACATACCATGCCTCAATGGGCAGGCTCTTGCTGGTACTATTTACGTTTTTGCGATGCCCACAACTCGGCCGCTCCCTGGGCAAAGGAAAAGGAACAATATTGGATGCCAGTAGATCTGTATATTGGAGGTGCAGAACATGCTGTACTGCACTTACTTTATGCGCGTTTCTGGCATCAGATTTTCTATGAAGCTGGGATTGTTTCAACACCCGAGCCTTTTAAGAAGCTTGTCAATCAAGGCTTGGTATTGGCGACATCTTATCGCATTCCTGGGAAAGGATATATATATCCTGAAATAGCAAAAGAAGAAAACGGGAAATGGGTTGCTCCTTCGGGAGAAGAGTTGGATGTCCGTCAAGAAAAGATGTCGAAATCCAAATTAAATGGGGTGGATCCTCAGATCTTGATAGATGAATTTGGAGCTGACGCTGTTCGGATGTACGCAATGTTTTCAGGGCCTTTAGATAAAAATAAACTCTGGTCTAACCAAGGAGTTGCTGGTTGCAGACGATTTTTGAATCGTTTTTATGAAATGGTCTCTTCTGATCGAGTTAAGGAAGATAACAATTTTGAAGGCTTATCATTAGCGCATAAGCTTGTGCAGCGAGTAACAGATGCTATTGAAAAATTGTCTTTGAATACGATACCGTCCTCTTTTATGGAGTTTATCAATGACTTTGTGAAGCTCGCTGTATATCCGAAGAGTGCTGTAGAAATGGCTGTTCGGGCTTTGGCTCCAATTGCCCCTCACATTAGTGAAGAGTTGTGGGTGTTGTTAGGCAATTCTCCTGGTGTTCAGAAGTCCGGATGGCCGAGTGTTTTGCCTGAGTATTTAGAAGGACAGACAGTTACTATTGTAGTTCAGGTAAATGGTAAACTTCGAGCTCGACTAGATATTATGAAGGATGCTTCTAAAGAAGAAGTCCTAGCGTTAGCAAGGGAATCTGCATCTAAGTACTTAGAGGGGTGTGAAGTGAAAGAGGCTATTTTTGTTCCTGCTCGATTGGTAAACTTTGTTGTATGA
- the waaA gene encoding lipid IV(A) 3-deoxy-D-manno-octulosonic acid transferase, with amino-acid sequence MIRRWLTSRLYDAFLVCAFFVSAPRIFYKVFFHGKYIDSWKIRFGVQKPFVKGEGPLVWFHGASVGEVSLLAPLLNRWREEFPEWRFVVTTCSEAGVHTARRLYESLGATVFVLPLDLSCIIKSVVRKLAPDIVIFSEGDCWLHFLTESKRLGAKAFLINGKLSEHSCKRFSFLKRLGRNYFAPLDLLILQDELYKQRFMQIGISSDKIHVTGNMKTFIESSLATNRRDFWRAKLQISSQDRLIVLGSVHPKDVEVWAEVVSHFHNSSTKILWVPRHLEKLKEHAKLLEKAGILFGLWSQGASFRQYNSLIMDAMGVLKDIYSAADIAFVGGTFDPSVGGHNLLEPLQKEVPLMFGPYIYSQSVLAEKLREKEAGLSVNKETLLDVVTDLLQNEKNRQAYIEKGKSFLKQEENSFQQTWEILKSQITCMKI; translated from the coding sequence ATGATAAGACGTTGGTTAACATCTCGTCTCTATGATGCGTTTTTAGTTTGCGCTTTTTTTGTTTCGGCGCCACGTATTTTTTACAAAGTGTTTTTCCATGGGAAATATATTGACTCTTGGAAAATTCGGTTTGGGGTACAGAAACCTTTTGTGAAGGGGGAAGGCCCTTTAGTTTGGTTTCATGGAGCTTCTGTGGGGGAAGTCAGTCTGTTGGCTCCCCTTCTTAATCGATGGAGAGAAGAGTTTCCAGAATGGCGGTTTGTTGTTACAACGTGTTCTGAAGCTGGTGTGCACACCGCTCGTCGTTTGTATGAATCTCTTGGCGCTACTGTATTTGTTTTACCTCTGGATTTAAGTTGTATTATTAAATCCGTGGTTCGCAAGCTTGCTCCTGATATCGTGATCTTTTCAGAAGGAGACTGTTGGTTACATTTTTTGACAGAATCCAAACGTTTAGGGGCAAAAGCCTTTTTGATTAATGGCAAACTTTCGGAACATTCTTGTAAGCGTTTTTCTTTTTTAAAGCGGTTAGGAAGGAATTATTTTGCTCCGTTAGATTTATTGATACTACAAGACGAGCTGTATAAACAACGGTTTATGCAGATAGGTATTTCCTCGGATAAGATTCATGTCACTGGAAACATGAAAACGTTTATAGAATCCTCTCTTGCCACAAATCGCCGAGATTTTTGGAGAGCAAAATTACAAATATCTTCTCAGGATCGCTTAATTGTATTGGGTTCTGTGCATCCTAAAGATGTAGAGGTATGGGCTGAAGTGGTTTCACATTTCCACAATTCTTCTACAAAAATTTTATGGGTTCCTAGACATCTTGAGAAGTTAAAGGAGCATGCTAAGCTACTAGAAAAGGCTGGGATTTTATTTGGATTATGGAGTCAAGGTGCTTCTTTCCGGCAGTATAATTCTTTAATTATGGACGCTATGGGGGTATTAAAAGATATTTACTCTGCAGCAGATATTGCATTTGTAGGAGGAACTTTCGATCCATCTGTAGGAGGGCATAATTTATTAGAGCCTCTTCAAAAAGAGGTGCCTCTTATGTTTGGACCCTATATTTATTCTCAATCTGTTCTTGCTGAAAAGTTGCGGGAAAAAGAAGCAGGACTTTCTGTGAACAAAGAAACTCTTTTAGATGTAGTTACAGATCTTCTTCAAAACGAAAAAAACCGCCAAGCTTATATTGAAAAGGGGAAATCTTTTTTGAAGCAGGAAGAAAATAGCTTTCAACAGACATGGGAAATATTAAAGAGCCAAATTACTTGCATGAAAATCTAA
- a CDS encoding YqgE/AlgH family protein produces the protein MTKLPYALLDKGSLLVASPDVNGGIFSRSVVLVCEHSLNGSFGLILNKILEIDLPEEIFPLDHFDESKVRFCMGGPLQANQIMLLHTSPDSANSSIEICPSVFLGGDFSFAGEKEGRTRDDKMLLCFGYSGWQGGQLEKEFLEGLWFLAPSSQEIIFTDAPERMWSDVLQHLGGRFASLSTIPENLLLN, from the coding sequence ATGACAAAACTTCCTTACGCCCTTTTAGACAAAGGTTCTTTGCTTGTAGCTTCTCCAGATGTTAATGGAGGCATTTTTTCGAGAAGTGTGGTTTTGGTTTGTGAGCATAGTCTAAATGGATCTTTTGGGTTAATTCTTAACAAAATTCTAGAAATTGATTTGCCAGAAGAAATTTTTCCTTTAGATCATTTTGATGAGTCAAAGGTTCGCTTTTGTATGGGAGGCCCTCTGCAAGCGAATCAGATTATGTTGTTGCATACGAGCCCAGATAGTGCAAATTCTTCTATAGAAATTTGTCCGTCCGTATTTCTCGGAGGAGATTTTTCTTTTGCTGGTGAAAAAGAGGGGCGAACTCGTGACGACAAGATGCTCTTATGTTTTGGATACAGTGGTTGGCAAGGTGGCCAGTTAGAAAAAGAGTTTTTAGAGGGGTTGTGGTTCTTAGCTCCTTCGAGTCAGGAAATTATTTTTACTGATGCTCCAGAAAGAATGTGGTCCGATGTTCTCCAACATCTTGGAGGGCGTTTTGCTTCGTTATCGACAATTCCTGAAAATCTACTACTAAACTAA
- a CDS encoding bifunctional nuclease family protein has product MNIDREIISDTSLILINFYKLVSFRNYAGIILGTDEKQFAIYGHASMDAAFKKREDLAAEEERSRPSTHDVLNFVLTSFDLSVVRVVITEYKDNVFYSRLFLEQKRGDRLYIADIDARPSDSIPLAIKYQAPILCVKSIFDEAIPYED; this is encoded by the coding sequence ATGAATATTGATCGAGAAATCATAAGCGACACTTCACTAATTTTAATTAATTTTTATAAATTAGTAAGTTTCCGCAACTATGCAGGGATTATTTTAGGAACGGACGAGAAACAGTTCGCCATCTATGGTCACGCTTCAATGGATGCCGCTTTCAAAAAACGTGAAGATCTGGCAGCAGAAGAAGAGCGCTCACGTCCTTCAACACATGACGTTCTCAACTTTGTTTTAACAAGCTTTGATCTATCTGTCGTGAGAGTAGTCATTACAGAATACAAGGATAATGTCTTTTATTCACGATTGTTTTTAGAGCAGAAGCGGGGAGACCGTTTGTACATAGCTGACATAGATGCTCGTCCCAGTGATAGCATTCCTTTAGCAATTAAGTATCAAGCCCCTATTCTCTGTGTGAAGTCCATTTTTGATGAAGCTATCCCATACGAAGATTAG
- the rpiA gene encoding ribose-5-phosphate isomerase RpiA: MSKQPENSFSSDKFFPIKQKLALEAVALVEPGMCVGLGSGSTAREFILALGDRVRTERLVITAVASSRISQLLAEAVGIPLLDHSLLQDVDLVVDGADEVDPCLRMIKGGGGALFREKILLQSGKRNVILVDERKLVPTLGKFSLPIEIAPFGCSSVQRILNKQGYFGEWRETSAGERFITDNGNYIYDVRTPDSYANPEEDMIRLLQIRGIIDVGFVIAKAEVWVGYADGSIVRKKKHNEY; this comes from the coding sequence ATGTCTAAACAACCCGAGAACTCTTTTTCTTCCGACAAATTTTTCCCTATCAAGCAGAAACTAGCGCTAGAGGCAGTAGCTTTGGTGGAGCCAGGAATGTGTGTGGGGTTAGGGAGCGGCTCGACGGCTAGAGAGTTCATTTTGGCTTTAGGAGATCGTGTTCGGACAGAACGTTTGGTAATCACAGCGGTAGCCTCTTCAAGGATATCTCAGCTATTAGCTGAAGCAGTGGGGATTCCTTTATTGGATCATTCTTTATTGCAAGATGTAGACTTGGTCGTGGATGGAGCGGATGAAGTTGATCCTTGCTTACGTATGATCAAAGGAGGAGGGGGAGCTCTTTTCCGAGAAAAAATTCTTCTTCAGAGCGGGAAGCGCAATGTTATTCTAGTAGATGAAAGGAAACTTGTTCCCACATTAGGGAAGTTTTCATTGCCTATAGAGATTGCTCCTTTTGGTTGCTCTTCTGTACAGAGGATATTGAATAAACAAGGATACTTTGGAGAATGGAGAGAAACTTCTGCAGGAGAACGTTTTATCACGGATAATGGCAATTATATTTACGATGTGCGTACACCCGATTCCTATGCGAATCCCGAAGAGGATATGATTAGACTATTACAAATTCGTGGCATTATTGATGTCGGGTTTGTTATAGCAAAAGCCGAGGTGTGGGTAGGTTACGCTGACGGTTCTATTGTCCGAAAAAAAAAACATAATGAATATTGA
- a CDS encoding CT214 family putative inclusion membrane protein, with amino-acid sequence MRTDSSFNPPDSTRGVFQFLETQCDRAMARSRQTQFIGLVSAVAAAALLLLLVVALSVPGFPVAASIVVGVLFALSIVALTASFLVYIANAKLVAIRIKFLSSGLQDHFSESSILGTLRKGRGASIPLISGQADDPLPNRIGIKKSAEMRVLQKGIGTDYKKYKQHLDRVNNDFTFVCEGISALIPTEKDAPFPIEPSHLVGVFLVSFSPDKNPILKITRHAEKMLQPPQGGFPNGLVWLCGALSDPKKFAAPFLSLIEKTHQRILVSKDLKDNKERKLVLEASLLSLNIFFSGWCLGNPEYNQYITTAVAEKYKDVSVRNCIYDFLDTGNVISALALASSYSQDSAWAAGLQKVLREEDKKTKKKSREEEVSCLYRDIDPGCCLRALPKRFESKSSGGQGSPKEQLSSLLKALDQKIPSGILGLIAKASSADLKADFAGMLEVIKQLQALFDSYPPLCEDNILLWLSASLEQVDLQKKLRTFLPSSEKKLLERVLSTFLLGLYTRGVFSVGQVNQLATICNTQDSTEFCQRVSDLSLIKRTLPALFG; translated from the coding sequence ATGCGAACAGACTCTTCTTTCAATCCTCCCGACTCTACTAGAGGAGTTTTTCAGTTTTTAGAGACTCAGTGTGATCGAGCCATGGCTCGGTCCAGACAAACCCAATTTATAGGGTTAGTCTCTGCTGTAGCAGCTGCAGCATTATTATTGTTGCTTGTGGTCGCTCTATCTGTTCCAGGATTCCCAGTTGCAGCTTCAATTGTTGTAGGGGTTCTCTTTGCTTTATCGATCGTAGCATTAACAGCTTCGTTTTTGGTATATATAGCTAATGCTAAGCTTGTTGCAATACGAATTAAATTCTTGAGTAGTGGTCTGCAAGATCACTTTTCGGAGTCATCTATTTTAGGGACTCTCCGTAAAGGACGTGGTGCTAGTATTCCGCTTATTTCCGGACAAGCAGATGATCCTCTCCCTAATCGGATTGGGATCAAAAAAAGCGCTGAAATGCGTGTTCTTCAAAAAGGAATTGGGACAGATTATAAAAAATATAAGCAGCATCTTGATAGAGTGAATAATGATTTCACTTTTGTCTGTGAGGGGATTAGCGCTTTAATTCCTACAGAAAAAGATGCTCCATTCCCTATAGAACCTTCTCATTTAGTAGGTGTTTTTTTAGTATCATTTTCACCAGACAAGAATCCGATTCTAAAGATTACGCGTCATGCTGAGAAGATGTTACAGCCTCCTCAAGGCGGATTCCCTAACGGGCTGGTTTGGTTATGTGGAGCTCTTTCTGATCCTAAGAAATTTGCAGCTCCCTTTCTATCTTTGATTGAGAAGACTCACCAAAGGATTTTGGTGAGTAAAGACTTGAAAGACAATAAGGAAAGAAAGCTAGTTTTAGAGGCTTCCCTTCTTTCATTGAATATTTTCTTTTCCGGTTGGTGTTTGGGGAATCCGGAGTACAATCAGTATATCACAACTGCTGTAGCTGAGAAATATAAGGATGTCTCTGTAAGAAATTGTATTTATGATTTCCTGGATACAGGGAATGTGATTTCAGCTCTTGCTTTAGCAAGTAGTTATTCACAAGATTCCGCTTGGGCTGCAGGGTTACAGAAAGTTTTACGTGAAGAAGATAAAAAGACTAAGAAAAAGTCACGTGAAGAAGAAGTCTCTTGTTTGTATCGTGATATAGATCCAGGCTGTTGTTTAAGAGCCCTTCCTAAGCGATTTGAATCCAAGTCTTCAGGTGGTCAAGGTAGTCCTAAAGAGCAGTTAAGCTCTTTGTTGAAAGCTTTAGACCAGAAAATTCCTTCAGGGATTTTAGGATTGATTGCAAAAGCTTCTTCTGCAGATCTCAAGGCTGATTTTGCAGGTATGCTTGAAGTTATTAAGCAATTACAAGCTTTATTCGATTCTTACCCACCTTTATGCGAAGACAATATTCTCTTGTGGTTAAGCGCTTCTTTAGAACAAGTAGACTTGCAGAAGAAATTGAGAACCTTTTTACCTTCATCAGAAAAAAAACTCTTAGAAAGAGTTCTCTCTACATTTTTATTAGGTTTGTATACTCGAGGAGTCTTTTCTGTAGGGCAAGTGAATCAGCTAGCTACTATTTGTAATACTCAGGACTCTACAGAATTCTGCCAGAGAGTAAGTGACCTTTCGTTAATTAAACGAACTCTACCTGCATTATTTGGTTAA